A region of the Helicobacteraceae bacterium genome:
ATTTTGGCGTTGTCCGATCTGATCAACCGTTACTCGTCCGGCAGACGCAGAACCCGCGCTAAAAAAGCGCCGAAACCGCAGAACAACAAACCGCTTGTTAAGCTGTTAAAAAGCAAATACGTTTTAGGCGAAAGCGATTTGACGGGCATTCTTAAAATCGTGGAAGGCAAAATCGCCGCCGCCGCGAAAACTAAATCGTCCGTTAGCGTTAGCGAAACGGATCGCGCGCAACTCAGAAGAGAGATCGACGCGCTAATCTCCCAGATTGGCATTACCCTTCGCGCGGAAAATCTCAGCGAAGCCGAATATTTTCGCAAAATCAGAGGCAACTTGTCGGTGCGAAAAGGCAAAATTTTGTCGATCGTTCACCCTACAAGAACCCCAAAAGCGAAGAGCTAGATCGTTTTCAAATAGGCGATTAGTTTTGCCGCCGCCTCTTTAAGGGGCGGCGTAAGGTTTTCGCGGTATCCAAACGATCCTCCGCCGACGGAGAAAATTAGGTAGTCCATTTTAGCGTCGTAGTATTTTCGCGACGTTTCGATTAACGACCAAGGCGTAAGCGAGTGGGCTAAGACGTCGCTTTGACGAGGAAGCGGGACGGCAAAAGTTCCCGCGGGAACCTCCGCGTTTGCGTCGATAAAAACGACCTTCTTAAACCGAGCTATCGCTTCGGCTAATTCCGGCGCGAGCTGGAAAATCTCTATACATTCGTAACGCCGCGTTTTTTTTAGCGCGCGCGCTACAAAAACGCCAAATCCGTCGTCCTCTCTTAGCGCGTTGCCGTAACCAATTAACAGCGTTTTCAATAAATCCGTCCAAATTGTATAAT
Encoded here:
- a CDS encoding hydrogenase maturation protease, yielding MKTLLIGYGNALREDDGFGVFVARALKKTRRYECIEIFQLAPELAEAIARFKKVVFIDANAEVPAGTFAVPLPRQSDVLAHSLTPWSLIETSRKYYDAKMDYLIFSVGGGSFGYRENLTPPLKEAAAKLIAYLKTI